The genomic interval GATGGCTGATCAAGGCATTCGTAATATTTTCAACCTGCCCTTTACCACTGGCCTTTTCTATCAAAGCATTTTAACTAATCTAGGCATAGAGTCTCAGCAAACCATTATCCAAACTGAACAATTACGCGTTTTAATCGCTGAAGATAATGCCGTAAATTTAATGGTGCTCGAAGGCATATTAAAAAAACAGGGCGTCAGTGCTGTTAGCTGTGTGAATGGCCAACAGGCTATCGATGCCTATAAACACACTACGCCCTATATCGACTTAATTTTTATGGATTGTGAAATGCCAGAACTTGATGGCTTTCAGGCCTGCATGGCGATTCGACAGTTCGAATCACAATTTGAAGATCGGCTTCCATGCACCGTGATAGGTTTATCGGCACACACCTCTGCCGATGCCAAGATGAAGGCAAAGTCATCGGGCATGGACGACTTTTTGAGCAAGCCCATCAAGCCTGAGGACATTGAGCAGATTATATTTCAACAGCTGCAACAACAGCCACCGGCGCAAGACGAGATCGCATAAATGACCCATGCTGCGGCTGACCTAGTAATCATTGGTGGAGGCATAGCTGGGCTATGGACCCTTGCGCTGGCGCGCGCATCCGGCATCGAGGCGATATTACTTGAAGCTGAGGCACTTGGCAGCGGGCAAACCATTTGCTCTCAGGGCATTATTCACGGCGGTTCAAAATACGCATTACAGGGCAAAATTACCGGCGCCACCAACGCTATCGCGAATATGCCTGAGATATGGTCTAAGGCCTTATCAGGCAAAGGGCCAGTAAAGCTATCAAAAACTCAGCAGTTAGCGGATCATCAATATTTGATCCCCAGCAATAGTATCGATGGCAAAGTGCTATCGTTCTTTGGCTCAAAGTCGATGGCATCGTTCTCACAGCGGGTAAAAGCCGATAAGTTACCTGCGGCCATGCAGCAGCTGTCGATTCGCCAATCATGTTTTAAGCTTTATGAGCCAGTTTTAGCCGTTGATAGCATGCTGAAGGATTTTCAGCAGCAGTTTGCTGACTATATTTATCGCTATCGTTTAACGGCTGACGCGGTACAAATATCAGATAGCGGCGTGAGGATTCAACTGCAACAGGATCAAACATCCGTCACACTAAACACTAAACTATTGCTTAACTGCGCCGGCGAAGGCTTTTCTCAACTGCAGACGTTGATGCCAGACCAGGCGATGCAGTTACGCCCCTTGCATATGCTCAGTGTAAAAAACACCCAGCAGTCATTGCCGCAACTTTATGGCCACTTTATTGGTCGATCAAGCAAGCCCTTGTTGACGGTCACCTCGCACCCCGGCCCCGATGGCATAAGCTGGTATCTTGGCGGCAATATTGCTGAGCAAGGGGTTGAATTATCGCACCAGCAACAAGTGACAGCCTGTAAAAGCTTGCTCAGTCAGCTATTACCCGCGCTAGATCAATCTCATTTAAGTTTTCAAAGTATTAAGATTCAGCGAGCCGAGCCTGCTCAAACTGGTCTCGTTCGACCCGATGATGCTTACTTGAATATTAGCGGGCGCTTAATGACAGCTTGGCCTACCAAGCTGGCGCTAGCACCTCGCTTAGCCGAAAAAGTCATGGAGACTATCAGCACATTAGCACCCGCCTTAGACTCAGCTAGTGCAAAGGATGTAGGCACTGCGGCTGAAGCCAATATAGACCTTGAGCAATTACCGCTGCCACGGCCCGACTGCGCTGACTACCCATGGCTAGATATAGCTGACAAACAAGCAGCCTTGCCAAGAGTAAATCCATGACCAATATACCCAAGCACCGCGTCTCTGCAACCGAATGCACACTCAGTGCCTTAAGCTTAGGCACAGTAAAATTTGGCCGCAATCAATCGGTAAAATATCCCAGTGGCTTCGATTTACCGAGCGATCAAGCCTTGTCCGACTTACTGAGTCAATGCCGTGATCTCGGCATCACCAGCTTAGATACTGCACCCGCCTACGGTATTGCCGAGCAGCGCTTGGGCAAATTACTCAAAGGCCAGCGTAAAGACTTCGAAATCATCTCGAAAGCGGGTGAACACTATCATAGCCAAAGCCAGCAATCCGCTTACGATTTCTCGGCCAAAGCCTTGAATCAACAGCTAGAGCAGAGCTTAAGAACTTTGCAAACCGACTATCTCGACTGCTGGCTACTGCATTCAAATGGCGAGGATATGCAAAATCTCAGCGATGAAGTGATACACTGCATGCAACAAGCCAAACAGGCTGGCAAGGTCTTATCCGTTGGCCTATCGGGTAAAACGGTTGCGGGTGGCAAATATGCCTTAACGCACCTCGACACCATTATGATGACTGCCAGCTTAAACTATCACGATGAGGATGAGCTGTTTGAGCAAGCCAGCGCAAACGATAAACAGGTGGTGCTCAAAAAAATATTCGACTCAGGCTGGATGATGCAAACAGAATCAGATGCCGAGAAGCAGCGCTTGCTCACAGAAAGCTTTGCCTATTTGTTTGCCAAACCTGCGGTTGCATCGGCCGTGATTGGCACCATTAACCCCCATCATCTTCAACAAAACGTGCAAGCTTTTAACAATAGCCAAGGCTAAATTAGCGCATCTACCCACAACCGTTTTATGTATTCAAAACCCTGCTTATTTCTAGACCGCGACGGCATTATCAATCACGATATTGGCTATGCCAGCAAACCCGAGCAAATCCAGTTTATTCCTGGCATTTTCAGCCTGTGTCGTTTTTTTCAACGCCATGGGTATGTGATTATTATTGTCACTAACCAGTCTGGGATCGCGCGAGGCTATTACAGTGTTGAACAGTTTCAACAGCTAAGCGCCTGGATGTCGGCTCAGTTTTTAATTCGCGGCGTGCGCATCAGCGACACATTTTTCTGCCCGCATCACCCCAGCATCACAGGCCCTTGCAGCTGCCGTAAACCAGCACCCGGCATGCTTTTGCAGGCAATAGAACAGTATCGCATCAACCCTTCGCAAAGTATTATGATTGGCGACAAAGAATCTGATATGCAGGCAGGGCTTAACGCCGGCATTGGCTGCAATATCCGCATTGACAAAGATCATGTACAATACCGTGATCACAGCGTCGCCGACATCACCCTAAAGCGTGTCGCGCAGATTAGAGCGCTGTTTACTAACTGACGCAGCGCATCCATTCTAGCGCGATGATTAAATGAGGCATCGC from Pseudomonadales bacterium carries:
- a CDS encoding FAD-dependent oxidoreductase encodes the protein MTHAAADLVIIGGGIAGLWTLALARASGIEAILLEAEALGSGQTICSQGIIHGGSKYALQGKITGATNAIANMPEIWSKALSGKGPVKLSKTQQLADHQYLIPSNSIDGKVLSFFGSKSMASFSQRVKADKLPAAMQQLSIRQSCFKLYEPVLAVDSMLKDFQQQFADYIYRYRLTADAVQISDSGVRIQLQQDQTSVTLNTKLLLNCAGEGFSQLQTLMPDQAMQLRPLHMLSVKNTQQSLPQLYGHFIGRSSKPLLTVTSHPGPDGISWYLGGNIAEQGVELSHQQQVTACKSLLSQLLPALDQSHLSFQSIKIQRAEPAQTGLVRPDDAYLNISGRLMTAWPTKLALAPRLAEKVMETISTLAPALDSASAKDVGTAAEANIDLEQLPLPRPDCADYPWLDIADKQAALPRVNP
- a CDS encoding HAD family hydrolase, translated to MYSKPCLFLDRDGIINHDIGYASKPEQIQFIPGIFSLCRFFQRHGYVIIIVTNQSGIARGYYSVEQFQQLSAWMSAQFLIRGVRISDTFFCPHHPSITGPCSCRKPAPGMLLQAIEQYRINPSQSIMIGDKESDMQAGLNAGIGCNIRIDKDHVQYRDHSVADITLKRVAQIRALFTN
- a CDS encoding aldo/keto reductase, whose translation is MTNIPKHRVSATECTLSALSLGTVKFGRNQSVKYPSGFDLPSDQALSDLLSQCRDLGITSLDTAPAYGIAEQRLGKLLKGQRKDFEIISKAGEHYHSQSQQSAYDFSAKALNQQLEQSLRTLQTDYLDCWLLHSNGEDMQNLSDEVIHCMQQAKQAGKVLSVGLSGKTVAGGKYALTHLDTIMMTASLNYHDEDELFEQASANDKQVVLKKIFDSGWMMQTESDAEKQRLLTESFAYLFAKPAVASAVIGTINPHHLQQNVQAFNNSQG